In Lycium ferocissimum isolate CSIRO_LF1 chromosome 11, AGI_CSIRO_Lferr_CH_V1, whole genome shotgun sequence, a single genomic region encodes these proteins:
- the LOC132035985 gene encoding calcium-dependent protein kinase 28-like isoform X1 — protein sequence MGSCFSSSKVTGSNSQTPSTSNNTTTNNTINVHQNRRETSKATTSSSTTTTGVNNNNNYNRDKGNINKKQQQQPRNSNVVVKPSSRRQSGIIPCGKRTDFGYDKDFDKRYTIGRLLGHGQFGYTYVATDKSSGDRVAVKRIEKNKMVLPIAVEDVKREVKILKALAGHENVVQFYNSFEDDNYVYIVMELCEGGELLDRILSKVDTICLIRKDSRYTEKDAAIVVRQMLKVAAECHLHGLVHRDMKPENFLFKSSKEDSPLKATDFGLSDFIRPGKKFQDIVGSAYYVAPEVLKRRSGPESDVWSIGVITYILLCGRRPFWDKTEDGIFKEVLRNKPDFRRKPWSSISNSAKDFVKKLLVKDPRARLTAAQALSHPWVREGGDASEIPLDISVLSNMRQFVRYSRLKQFALRALASTLDEEELADLRDQFSAIDVDKNGVISLEEMRTALAKDLPWKMKESRVIEILQAIDSNTDGLVDFPEFVAATLHVHQLEEHNSTKWQQRSQAAFEKFDVDRDGFITPEELKMHTGLKGSVDPLLEEADIDKDGKISLSEFRRLLRTASISSPTVRDSRRM from the exons ATGGGTAGTTGTTTTTCAAGCTCAAAAGTTACTGGTTCAAATAGCCAAACCCCTTCAACatccaacaacacaacaacaaacaatACAATAAATGTTCATCAAAATAGAAGGGAAACATCAAAGGCAACaacttcttcttcaacaacaacaacaggtgttaataataataataattataatagaGATAAAggtaatataaataaaaaacaacaacaacaacctaggAATTCTAATGTTGTTGTTAAGCCAAGTTCAAGAAGACAAAGTGGGATTATTCCATGTGGTAAAAGAACAGATTTTGGTTATGATAAAGATTTTGATAAGAGGTATACTATTGGGAGATTGTTGGGTCATGGACAATTTGGATATACATATGTTGCTACAGATAAATCTTCAGGAGATCGTGTTGCTGTCAAAAGAATTGAGAAAAACAAG ATGGTTCTTCCCATTGCGGTTGAGGATGTGAAAAGAGAAGTCAAGATATTGAAGGCCTTAGCTGGTCACGAGAATGTGGTTCAATTCTATAATTCATTCGAGGACGATAATTATGTCTACATCGTAATGGA gTTATGTGAAGGTGGAGAATTATTGGACCGAATTTTGTCCaa GGTTGACACAATTTGTCTAATCAGAAAAGACAGTCGGTATACTGAAAAAGATGCAGCAATAGTTGTCCGCCAGATGCTAAAAGTTGCAGCTGAGTGTCATTTACATGGTTTGGTGCATCGTGATATGAAACCAGAG AATTTTCTCTTTAAGTCTTCAAAGGAGGATTCACCATTAAAAGCCACAGATTTTGGTCTTTCAGACTTCATCAGACCAG GGAAGAAGTTCCAAGACATTGTCGGCAGTGCATATTATGTAGCTCCAGAGGTATTAAAGCGTAGATCAGGACCTGAATCAGATGTCTGGAGTATTGGCGTAATTACATACATTTTGCTATGTGGCCGTCGGCCTTTCTGGGACAAAACTGAGGATGGTATATTCAAGGAG GTCCTACGGAACAAGCCTGATTTTCGTCGCAAGCCATGGTCAAGCATAAGCAACAGTGCTAAAGATTTTGTAAAGAAATTACTGGTGAAGGATCCTCGCGCTAGACTTACTGCTGCTCAGGCCCTTT CACATCCATGGGTCCGAGAAGGAGGTGATGCATCTGAGATTCCACTAGACATTTCTGTTTTATCCAACATGCGGCAATTTGTCAGATACAGTCGTCTAAAACAGTTTGCCTTACGG GCATTAGCTAGCACACTTGATGAAGAGGAGCTCGCCGATTTGCGGGATCAATTTTCTGCAATCGATGTGGATAAGAATGGTGTCATCAGTCTTGAAGAAATGAGAACG GCCCTCGCCAAGGATCTCCCATGGAAAATGAAAGAGTCGCGAGTTATTGAGATTCTTCAAGCG ATTGATAGTAACACAGATGGGCTTGTTGATTTCCCGGAGTTTGTGGCGGCCACTCTACATGTCCATCAGTTGGAGGAGCATAATTCTACAAAATGGCAACAAAGATCACAAGCTGCTTTTGAGAAATTTGATGTTGATAGAGATGGATTCATTACTCCCGAAGAACTTAAAATG CACACGGGCTTGAAAGGCTCCGTAGATCCACTTCTAGAGGAAGCGGATATTGACAAAGACGGAAAGATAAGCCTGTCAGAATTTCGTAGGCTTTTAAGGACTGCTAGTATAAGTTCACCAACGGTGAGAGATTCACGGAGAATGTAG
- the LOC132035985 gene encoding calcium-dependent protein kinase 28-like isoform X2 — translation MGSCFSSSKVTGSNSQTPSTSNNTTTNNTINVHQNRRETSKATTSSSTTTTGVNNNNNYNRDKGNINKKQQQQPRNSNVVVKPSSRRQSGIIPCGKRTDFGYDKDFDKRYTIGRLLGHGQFGYTYVATDKSSGDRVAVKRIEKNKMVLPIAVEDVKREVKILKALAGHENVVQFYNSFEDDNYVYIVMELCEGGELLDRILSKKDSRYTEKDAAIVVRQMLKVAAECHLHGLVHRDMKPENFLFKSSKEDSPLKATDFGLSDFIRPGKKFQDIVGSAYYVAPEVLKRRSGPESDVWSIGVITYILLCGRRPFWDKTEDGIFKEVLRNKPDFRRKPWSSISNSAKDFVKKLLVKDPRARLTAAQALSHPWVREGGDASEIPLDISVLSNMRQFVRYSRLKQFALRALASTLDEEELADLRDQFSAIDVDKNGVISLEEMRTALAKDLPWKMKESRVIEILQAIDSNTDGLVDFPEFVAATLHVHQLEEHNSTKWQQRSQAAFEKFDVDRDGFITPEELKMHTGLKGSVDPLLEEADIDKDGKISLSEFRRLLRTASISSPTVRDSRRM, via the exons ATGGGTAGTTGTTTTTCAAGCTCAAAAGTTACTGGTTCAAATAGCCAAACCCCTTCAACatccaacaacacaacaacaaacaatACAATAAATGTTCATCAAAATAGAAGGGAAACATCAAAGGCAACaacttcttcttcaacaacaacaacaggtgttaataataataataattataatagaGATAAAggtaatataaataaaaaacaacaacaacaacctaggAATTCTAATGTTGTTGTTAAGCCAAGTTCAAGAAGACAAAGTGGGATTATTCCATGTGGTAAAAGAACAGATTTTGGTTATGATAAAGATTTTGATAAGAGGTATACTATTGGGAGATTGTTGGGTCATGGACAATTTGGATATACATATGTTGCTACAGATAAATCTTCAGGAGATCGTGTTGCTGTCAAAAGAATTGAGAAAAACAAG ATGGTTCTTCCCATTGCGGTTGAGGATGTGAAAAGAGAAGTCAAGATATTGAAGGCCTTAGCTGGTCACGAGAATGTGGTTCAATTCTATAATTCATTCGAGGACGATAATTATGTCTACATCGTAATGGA gTTATGTGAAGGTGGAGAATTATTGGACCGAATTTTGTCCaa AAAAGACAGTCGGTATACTGAAAAAGATGCAGCAATAGTTGTCCGCCAGATGCTAAAAGTTGCAGCTGAGTGTCATTTACATGGTTTGGTGCATCGTGATATGAAACCAGAG AATTTTCTCTTTAAGTCTTCAAAGGAGGATTCACCATTAAAAGCCACAGATTTTGGTCTTTCAGACTTCATCAGACCAG GGAAGAAGTTCCAAGACATTGTCGGCAGTGCATATTATGTAGCTCCAGAGGTATTAAAGCGTAGATCAGGACCTGAATCAGATGTCTGGAGTATTGGCGTAATTACATACATTTTGCTATGTGGCCGTCGGCCTTTCTGGGACAAAACTGAGGATGGTATATTCAAGGAG GTCCTACGGAACAAGCCTGATTTTCGTCGCAAGCCATGGTCAAGCATAAGCAACAGTGCTAAAGATTTTGTAAAGAAATTACTGGTGAAGGATCCTCGCGCTAGACTTACTGCTGCTCAGGCCCTTT CACATCCATGGGTCCGAGAAGGAGGTGATGCATCTGAGATTCCACTAGACATTTCTGTTTTATCCAACATGCGGCAATTTGTCAGATACAGTCGTCTAAAACAGTTTGCCTTACGG GCATTAGCTAGCACACTTGATGAAGAGGAGCTCGCCGATTTGCGGGATCAATTTTCTGCAATCGATGTGGATAAGAATGGTGTCATCAGTCTTGAAGAAATGAGAACG GCCCTCGCCAAGGATCTCCCATGGAAAATGAAAGAGTCGCGAGTTATTGAGATTCTTCAAGCG ATTGATAGTAACACAGATGGGCTTGTTGATTTCCCGGAGTTTGTGGCGGCCACTCTACATGTCCATCAGTTGGAGGAGCATAATTCTACAAAATGGCAACAAAGATCACAAGCTGCTTTTGAGAAATTTGATGTTGATAGAGATGGATTCATTACTCCCGAAGAACTTAAAATG CACACGGGCTTGAAAGGCTCCGTAGATCCACTTCTAGAGGAAGCGGATATTGACAAAGACGGAAAGATAAGCCTGTCAGAATTTCGTAGGCTTTTAAGGACTGCTAGTATAAGTTCACCAACGGTGAGAGATTCACGGAGAATGTAG
- the LOC132035986 gene encoding DNA-(apurinic or apyrimidinic site) endonuclease 2 isoform X1, giving the protein MKIVTYNVNGLRPRIQQYGSLKKLLDSLDADIICFQETKLSKHDLRADLVRAEGYESFFSCTRTHDRGRSAGYSGVATFCRVKSAFLSNEVALPISAEEGFTGLLATSKGYGPRKEESPSIAEGLECFSRDELLKVDSEGRCLITDHGHFVLFNLYGPRAVQDDSERIQFKLTFYKLLERRWECLLLQGRRIIIVGDLNIAPAAIDRCDAEPDFEKNGFRRWFRSLLVQNGGRLLDVFRAKHPDRNGAYTCWSQSTGAEEFNFGSRIDHILSAGSCLHDEENQEGHDFVTCHVAECDILMQFQRWKPGNTPRGCVNHKISTSTFHRWKGGRSIKLEGSDHVPVYTSLVEIPEVMQHSTPSLSTRYHPQVCGSQQTLVSMFTRRQTTEQVISEESESPQIPSHEEFISTPEKYDSRASHIMMIGSQRNTNILPGIEAKKKARHSQGSQLTLNSFFQKRTHRSETCSSSFTGSKLCQTDIPYSRIEPNGVPSADDESGASIENTQKECQLDACDTDKEKRKVALQEWQRIHQLMQNSVPLCKGHQEPCVPRVVKKAGPNLGRRFYVCARAEGPSSNPEANCGYFKWAAVLKSKGKGK; this is encoded by the exons ATGAAGATCGTGACGTACAACGTAAACGGATTAAGGCCACGTATACAACAATACGGTTCACTTAAGAAGCTTCTAGATTCACTTGATGCTGATATTATCTGTTTTCAAGAAACTAAGTTATCCAAACACGATCTTAGAGCTGATTTGGTTCGTGCTGAGGGTTATGAGTCTTTCTTCTCTTGTACTCGTACTCATGATCGTGGTCGCTCTGCTGGATATTCTG GTGTTGCAACCTTTTGCCGTGTAAAATCTGCATTCTTGAGCAATGAGGTAGCTCTGCCCATTTCTGCAGAAGAAGGCTTCACTGGTCTCCTCGCAACATCTAAAGGATATGGACCTAGAAAGGAGGAGTCCCCTTCAATAGCAGAAGGCCTTGAATGCTTTTCTAGAGATGAGCTTCTTAAGGTTGATAGTGAGGGACGTTGTCTGATCACTGATCATGGTCATTTTG TTCTATTCAATTTATATGGGCCCAGAGCTGTTCAAGATGACTCTGAGAGAATCCAATTTAAGCTCACATTTTACAAGTTGTTAGAG AGAAGATGGGAGTGCCTCCTGCTTCAGGGAAGGAGGATCATCATTGTAGGTGATCTCAATATTGCTCCTGCTGCCATAGATCGGTGCGATGCAGAAcctgattttgaaaaaaatgg GTTCAGAAGATGGTTTAGATCATTACTAGTGCAAAATGGAGGGCGTCTCCTTGATGTTTTTAGAGCAAAACATCCTGATAG AAATGGAGCCTATACTTGCTGGTCACAGAGTACCGGAGCCGAGGAATTTAATTTTGGTTCTAGGATTGATCACATACTTAGTGCCGGATCATGCTTGCATGATGAGGAAAATCAAGAAGGGCATGACTTTGTGACTTGCCATGTTGCAGAGTGTGATATATTGATGCAATTTCAAAGGTGGAAACCTGGAAATACGCCAAG AGGATGCGTAAATCACAAGATATCTACATCTACATTCCACAGGTGGAAAGGAGGGAGGAGCATCAAATTAGAAGGTTCTGATCATGTTCCAGTTTACACGAGTTTAGTAGAAATCCCTGAAGTAATGCAGCATAGCACCCCGTCATTATCTACTAGATATCATCCCCAGGTCTGCGGGAGTCAGCAAACTCTTG TGTCAATGTTCACGAGAAGGCAAACAACGGAGCAAGTTATTTCGGAGGAAAGTGAAAGCCCTCAGATCCCAAGTCACGAAGAATTTATCTCAACTCCAGAGAAATATGATAGTAGAGCTTCTCATATTATGATGATTGGTTCTCAAAGAAATACTAATATTCTGCCCGGCATTGAGGCCAAGAAGAAAGCAAGGCACAGTCAGGGGTCTCAACTGACACTTAACTCATTCTTCCAAAAACGCACACATAGAAGTGAGACTTGTAGCAGCAGTTTTACCGGTTCTAAACTTTGTCAGACAGACATCCCTTATTCTCGGATTGAGCCCAACGGAGTTCCTTCTGCTGATGATGAAAGTGGCGCTTCAATTGAAAATACTCAAAAGGAGTGCCAGCTAGATGCATGCGACACAGATAAAGAGAAGAGGAAAGTGGCATTACAGGAGTGGCAAAGGATTCACCAATTGATGCAGAATAGTGTACCTCTTTGTAAGGGCCATCAAGAACCTTGTGTTCCTCGGGTCGTTAAAAAAGCAGGCCCCAATCTGGGCCGCAGATTTTATGTCTGTGCTCGAGCTGAG GGACCTTCATCAAATCCAGAAGCAAATTGTGGTTACTTCAAATGGGCTGCAGTATTAAAATCTAAGGGAAAAGGAAAGTGA
- the LOC132035986 gene encoding DNA-(apurinic or apyrimidinic site) endonuclease 2 isoform X2: MKIVTYNVNGLRPRIQQYGSLKKLLDSLDADIICFQETKLSKHDLRADLVRAEGYESFFSCTRTHDRGRSAGYSGVATFCRVKSAFLSNEVALPISAEEGFTGLLATSKGYGPRKEESPSIAEGLECFSRDELLKVDSEGRCLITDHGHFVLFNLYGPRAVQDDSERIQFKLTFYKLLERRWECLLLQGRRIIIVGDLNIAPAAIDRCDAEPDFEKNGFRRWFRSLLVQNGGRLLDVFRAKHPDRNGAYTCWSQSTGAEEFNFGSRIDHILSAGSCLHDEENQEGHDFVTCHVAECDILMQFQRWKPGNTPRWKGGRSIKLEGSDHVPVYTSLVEIPEVMQHSTPSLSTRYHPQVCGSQQTLVSMFTRRQTTEQVISEESESPQIPSHEEFISTPEKYDSRASHIMMIGSQRNTNILPGIEAKKKARHSQGSQLTLNSFFQKRTHRSETCSSSFTGSKLCQTDIPYSRIEPNGVPSADDESGASIENTQKECQLDACDTDKEKRKVALQEWQRIHQLMQNSVPLCKGHQEPCVPRVVKKAGPNLGRRFYVCARAEGPSSNPEANCGYFKWAAVLKSKGKGK, encoded by the exons ATGAAGATCGTGACGTACAACGTAAACGGATTAAGGCCACGTATACAACAATACGGTTCACTTAAGAAGCTTCTAGATTCACTTGATGCTGATATTATCTGTTTTCAAGAAACTAAGTTATCCAAACACGATCTTAGAGCTGATTTGGTTCGTGCTGAGGGTTATGAGTCTTTCTTCTCTTGTACTCGTACTCATGATCGTGGTCGCTCTGCTGGATATTCTG GTGTTGCAACCTTTTGCCGTGTAAAATCTGCATTCTTGAGCAATGAGGTAGCTCTGCCCATTTCTGCAGAAGAAGGCTTCACTGGTCTCCTCGCAACATCTAAAGGATATGGACCTAGAAAGGAGGAGTCCCCTTCAATAGCAGAAGGCCTTGAATGCTTTTCTAGAGATGAGCTTCTTAAGGTTGATAGTGAGGGACGTTGTCTGATCACTGATCATGGTCATTTTG TTCTATTCAATTTATATGGGCCCAGAGCTGTTCAAGATGACTCTGAGAGAATCCAATTTAAGCTCACATTTTACAAGTTGTTAGAG AGAAGATGGGAGTGCCTCCTGCTTCAGGGAAGGAGGATCATCATTGTAGGTGATCTCAATATTGCTCCTGCTGCCATAGATCGGTGCGATGCAGAAcctgattttgaaaaaaatgg GTTCAGAAGATGGTTTAGATCATTACTAGTGCAAAATGGAGGGCGTCTCCTTGATGTTTTTAGAGCAAAACATCCTGATAG AAATGGAGCCTATACTTGCTGGTCACAGAGTACCGGAGCCGAGGAATTTAATTTTGGTTCTAGGATTGATCACATACTTAGTGCCGGATCATGCTTGCATGATGAGGAAAATCAAGAAGGGCATGACTTTGTGACTTGCCATGTTGCAGAGTGTGATATATTGATGCAATTTCAAAGGTGGAAACCTGGAAATACGCCAAG GTGGAAAGGAGGGAGGAGCATCAAATTAGAAGGTTCTGATCATGTTCCAGTTTACACGAGTTTAGTAGAAATCCCTGAAGTAATGCAGCATAGCACCCCGTCATTATCTACTAGATATCATCCCCAGGTCTGCGGGAGTCAGCAAACTCTTG TGTCAATGTTCACGAGAAGGCAAACAACGGAGCAAGTTATTTCGGAGGAAAGTGAAAGCCCTCAGATCCCAAGTCACGAAGAATTTATCTCAACTCCAGAGAAATATGATAGTAGAGCTTCTCATATTATGATGATTGGTTCTCAAAGAAATACTAATATTCTGCCCGGCATTGAGGCCAAGAAGAAAGCAAGGCACAGTCAGGGGTCTCAACTGACACTTAACTCATTCTTCCAAAAACGCACACATAGAAGTGAGACTTGTAGCAGCAGTTTTACCGGTTCTAAACTTTGTCAGACAGACATCCCTTATTCTCGGATTGAGCCCAACGGAGTTCCTTCTGCTGATGATGAAAGTGGCGCTTCAATTGAAAATACTCAAAAGGAGTGCCAGCTAGATGCATGCGACACAGATAAAGAGAAGAGGAAAGTGGCATTACAGGAGTGGCAAAGGATTCACCAATTGATGCAGAATAGTGTACCTCTTTGTAAGGGCCATCAAGAACCTTGTGTTCCTCGGGTCGTTAAAAAAGCAGGCCCCAATCTGGGCCGCAGATTTTATGTCTGTGCTCGAGCTGAG GGACCTTCATCAAATCCAGAAGCAAATTGTGGTTACTTCAAATGGGCTGCAGTATTAAAATCTAAGGGAAAAGGAAAGTGA
- the LOC132036880 gene encoding receptor-like protein 9DC3, translating to MGNEKLPLFLLSVILCQLGFSSSLPYLCPKNQAIALLEFKKMFTIDPFASRFGECKSNNQKTLSWNTSTDCCLWDGVNCDEKTSHVIELDLSCSQLQGKFSSNSSIFQLSTLERLDLSMNNFSGSQIPPNFGGFMSLRHLDLSNSGFTGQIPSEISNLSKLRFLRIIDYSDGYRLEPHDFQQLLTNLTQLRELILYRVSISSVIPQNFSSYLTTLRLQDTQVHGILPERVFHLQNMSFLDLSQNYQLLVRFPMTKWNGSATLKKLYLQGVNVTKVPEPISTFFGPIRLFNKNWTQLESLDLSSNSLTGPIPSDVSGFQSLKLLLLSSNNLNGTIPSWISSLPSLSYLDLSNNHFTGQIEEFKSEKLFWIDLGKNHLESPIPNSLLNQSSLMFLNLSSNNFSDNLKFSMFSNSRILGTLDLSYNSFSWTNENQDMFNLSQISYFDLRYNMLQGPLPIPPISVEYFFISHNNLSGQISSTICNLDFLRILDLASNSLKGEIPPCLGNISRVEVLDVRNNNLSGTIQTNFSFESPLRSFNSRGNKLEGKIPRSLINCKRLEVLDLGNNELNDTVPMWLGTLPNLMVLSLRSNKLHGPIRTSRTKTLFPQLRIIDLSSNGFNGDLPAYLFENLRGMQKDDGDMKTPRYIGSMYYKDSITIASKGMSLQLIRILSIYTTIDLSSNRFEGNIPSVIGDLNSLIVLNLSHNSLEGNIPTSLGSLSVLESLDLSFNKFGGEIPVQLASLTFIGFLSLSHNHLTGCIPSGSQFATFQSSSFEGNDGLRGFPLSKDCGDTQVPQVMTPSAPDDEEEDSGFEISWEAILMGYGCGLIAGFSIVYIMLSIRKPTWLFRMIEEWGHRIVMRKKKKMARHLRLE from the coding sequence ATGGGCAATGAAAAACTGCCACTATTTCTTCTATCTGTCATCCTATGTCAACTTGGTTTCTCTTCATCTTTGCCTTATTTGTGCCCCAAAAATCAAGCTATTGCTCTTCTAGAATTCAAGAAGATGTTTACCATCGACCCTTTTGCTTCTAGGTTTGGTGAATGTAAAAGTAATAATCAAAAAACACTTTCGTGGAATACGAGCACGGATTGTTGCTTATGGGATGGAGTTAATTGTGATGAGAAAACGAGCCACGTGATTGAGCTTGACCTCAGCTGCAGCCAACTTCAAGGCAAGTTCTCTTCAAACAGTAGCATCTTCCAGCTTTCTACTCTCGAGAGGCTCGATTTATCTATGAATAATTTCTCTGGATCACAAATTCCACCAAACTTTGGAGGGTTTATGAGCTTGAGACATCTTGATCTATCGAATTCAGGATTCACTGGTCAAATACCTTCTGAAATTTCTAATCTTTCTAAGTTACGTTTTCTTCGGATCATCGACTACTCAGATGGTTATAGACTTGAACCACATGATTTTCAACAGCTTCTTACGAACTTGACCCAACTAAGAGAGCTTATTCTTTACAGAGTGAGCATCTCTTCCGTCATTCCTcaaaatttttcttcttatttgaCAACTTTGCGGCTTCAGGACACACAAGTCCATGGGATATTACCCGAAAGAGTTTTTCACCTTCAAAACATGAGCTTCCTTGATTTATCACAAAATTATCAGCTCTTAGTTAGGTTTCCAATGACCAAATGGAATGGTAGTGCAACTCTGAAGAAATTATATCTCCAAGGTGTGAATGTTACAAAGGTACCTGAACCAATTAGTACCTTTTTTGGGCCTATTCGGTTGTTCAACAAAAATTGGACACAACTTGAATCACTAGATCTTTCATCCAATTCTCTAACAGGTCCAATTCCTTCTGATGTTAGTGGATTTCAAAGCCTAAAATTACTCTTGTTGTCGTCAAACAACTTGAATGGGACGATACCATCCTGGATATCGTCCCTTCCATCACTAAGTTACTTAGATTTGAGCAATAACCATTTCACTGGCCAAATTGAGGAGTTCAAATCTGAAAAattgttttggattgatttaggAAAAAATCACTTGGAAAGTCCTATCCCAAATTCACTCCTCAACCAGTCCAGCCTAATGTTTCTTAACCTTTCGTCAAATAATTTTAGTGACAATCTAAAGTTTAGCATGTTTTCAAACTCGAGAATACTTGGTACGCTTGATCTTTCATATAATAGTTTTTCATGGACCAACGAGAATCAAGACATGTTTAActtatcccaaatttcttaCTTTGATTTGCGCTACAATATGCTTCAAGGGCCACTACCTATTCCACCAATTTCTGTCGAATACTTCTTCATATCACATAATAATCTAAGTGGACAGATCTCTTCAACTATTTGCAATTTAGATTTTCTACGAATTCTGGATTTGGCAAGTAATAGTTTGAAAGGAGAAATTCCGCCGTGTTTGGGCAACATCAGCAGAGTTGAGGTTTTGGATGTGCGCAACAATAATCTTAGCGGGACAATTCAAACGAATTTTAGTTTTGAAAGCCCACTCAGAAGTTTTAACTCACGTGGAAATAAGTTAGAGGGGAAAATCCCACGATCCTTGATCAATTGCAAGCGATTGGAAGTTCTTGATTTGGGAAATAATGAGTTGAATGACACAGTTCCAATGTGGCTGGGAACTCTACCAAACTTGATGGTTTTAAGCTTGCGATCAAACAAGTTGCATGGTCCCATTAGAACCTCAAGGACTAAAACTTTGTTTCCTCAACTTCGAATTATAGATCTGTCGTCCAATGGATTTAATGGGGATTTACCTGCATATCTATTTGAGAACCTTCGAGGCATGCAAAAAGATGATGGCGACATGAAAACTCCAAGGTATATAGGAAGTATGTACTACAAAGATTCTATAACAATTGCATCAAAAGGAATGAGCCTGCAACTTATTCGAATTTTGTCTATATACACAACCATTGATCTCTCAAGCAATAGGTTTGAAGGTAACATTCCAAGCGTTATAGGAGATCTCAATTCACTAATCGTGTTGAACCTATCTCATAACAGTTTGGAAGGCAATATACCAACATCACTTGGTAGTTTATCAGTACTTGAGTCGTTGGATCTCTCATTTAACAAATTTGGTGGAGAGATACCAGTGCAACTAGCGTCTCTCACATTTATTGGATTCTTAAGTCTTTCTCACAATCATCTCACTGGATGCATCCCTAGTGGAAGTCAATTTGCTACATTTCAAAGCAGCTCATTCGAAGGGAATGATGGATTACGAGGATTTCCACTTTCAAAAGATTGTGGTGATACTCAAGTACCACAGGTAATGACTCCATCCGCAccagatgatgaagaagaagattctGGCTTTGAAATAAGTTGGGAAGCGATTCTGATGGGTTACGGTTGTGGACTCATTGCTGGATTTTCCATAGTATATATTATGCTATCAATTCGAAAACCAACATGGCTTTTCAGGATGATTGAAGAATGGGGACATAGAATTGtaatgagaaagaaaaagaaaatggccAGGCATCTCAGGCTAGAGTAA